In Paracoccus aminophilus JCM 7686, a single window of DNA contains:
- the efeB gene encoding iron uptake transporter deferrochelatase/peroxidase subunit, translating to MTDGKTDLGRRGLLLGLGAAGLGGALASPALAATEQSVTQAPLAQPSTEAISPYGLHQAGIVTPRPAHGLFASFAVLVRDKDEFEKLMRRLGERIEVLTKGGPVPELDPKLPPFDSGLLGPVISPDALTITLSLGASFFDSRDWLAAHKPAKLQRMTSFPNDALVAEDCHGDLGVQICANSSDSVIHALRDLIKNIPDQMVLKWKVEGSVPVLPAAADGKAENARNFLGFRDGSANPDPADHAMMDRMLWVSAPDEPAWAKNGSYQAVRVIRNFVERWDRTALGEQERIFGRMKMNGAPMDNPHGSESDVPDYAKDPEGKVTRLTAHIRLANDRTAAHQENLILRRPFNYSLGVTKSGQLDQGLLFIAYQADLEAGFITVQNRLNGEPLEEYIKPVGGGYFFALPGFEAGSFPASQLIASL from the coding sequence ATGACGGACGGCAAAACCGATCTCGGCCGGCGCGGCCTCTTGCTGGGTCTGGGCGCCGCGGGTCTTGGTGGCGCGCTGGCGAGCCCTGCCCTCGCCGCCACCGAGCAATCGGTGACACAGGCGCCGCTGGCGCAACCCTCGACCGAGGCGATTTCGCCCTACGGTCTCCATCAGGCCGGGATCGTGACCCCGCGCCCGGCGCATGGGCTCTTTGCCAGCTTCGCGGTGCTCGTACGCGACAAGGACGAGTTCGAAAAGCTCATGCGCCGTCTGGGCGAGCGGATCGAGGTTCTGACCAAGGGCGGCCCGGTGCCCGAGCTTGACCCGAAGCTGCCGCCCTTCGACAGCGGCCTGCTTGGTCCGGTGATCTCGCCCGATGCGCTGACGATCACGCTGTCGCTTGGCGCGAGCTTCTTTGACAGCCGCGACTGGCTGGCCGCCCATAAACCGGCGAAGCTGCAACGCATGACCTCGTTCCCGAATGATGCGCTGGTGGCCGAGGATTGCCACGGCGATCTGGGCGTGCAGATCTGCGCGAACAGCTCGGATTCGGTGATCCATGCCTTGCGCGACCTGATCAAGAACATCCCCGATCAGATGGTGCTGAAATGGAAGGTCGAGGGCTCGGTTCCGGTCCTTCCCGCCGCCGCCGATGGCAAAGCCGAGAATGCGCGCAACTTTCTGGGCTTCCGCGACGGCTCGGCCAACCCCGACCCCGCCGATCATGCCATGATGGATCGGATGCTCTGGGTCAGCGCCCCGGATGAGCCCGCTTGGGCCAAGAACGGCAGCTATCAGGCGGTCCGCGTCATCCGCAATTTCGTCGAGCGCTGGGACCGCACCGCACTTGGCGAGCAGGAGCGCATCTTCGGCCGCATGAAGATGAATGGCGCGCCGATGGACAATCCCCATGGCAGCGAATCCGATGTGCCCGATTACGCCAAGGATCCCGAGGGCAAGGTCACGCGCCTGACCGCCCATATCCGGCTGGCGAATGATCGCACCGCCGCGCATCAGGAAAACCTGATCCTGCGCCGCCCCTTCAACTATTCCCTCGGGGTCACGAAATCGGGCCAGCTCGATCAGGGCCTGCTCTTCATCGCCTATCAGGCCGATCTCGAAGCCGGTTTCATCACCGTCCAGAACCGGCTGAACGGCGAGCCGCTCGAGGAATATATCAAGCCGGTGGGCGGCGGCTATTTCTTCGCCTTGCCGGGCTTTGAGGCCGGCAGCTTTCCGGCCAGCCAGTTGATCGCCAGCCTTTAA
- the efeO gene encoding iron uptake system protein EfeO codes for MKRLLLSCACLLAPAFAQAEGPSLDLVGPIAEYKLYVSENLDTLVENTTAFTDAIKAGDIEKAKALYAPTRLNYERIEPIAELFSDIDVSIDSRADDYELGEKDPKFPGFHRIEYALWEEKSTADLSPVADKLLADIKELASRIDGLAFPPEVVVGGAAVLMEEVAATKISGEEDRYSHTDLWDFRGNFDGAYKIVELTRPLIADKEADFLKKVDENFKTIDVTLDKYKEGDGYVSYDKLTEEDRLVLATGVNTLAEDLSTLKAKLGLD; via the coding sequence ATGAAACGCCTGCTTCTGTCCTGCGCCTGCCTGCTGGCCCCGGCCTTTGCCCAAGCCGAAGGCCCGAGCCTCGATCTTGTCGGCCCGATTGCGGAATATAAGCTCTATGTCTCGGAAAACCTCGACACTTTGGTCGAAAACACCACCGCCTTCACCGATGCGATCAAGGCGGGCGATATCGAGAAGGCCAAGGCGCTTTATGCGCCCACGCGCCTGAACTACGAGCGGATCGAGCCGATTGCCGAGCTGTTCTCGGATATCGATGTCTCGATCGACAGCCGCGCCGATGATTACGAGCTGGGCGAGAAAGACCCGAAATTCCCCGGCTTCCACCGGATCGAATATGCGCTCTGGGAAGAGAAATCGACCGCCGACCTCAGCCCGGTCGCTGACAAGCTTCTGGCCGATATCAAGGAATTGGCAAGCCGCATCGACGGTCTGGCCTTCCCGCCGGAAGTCGTCGTCGGTGGTGCGGCCGTTCTGATGGAAGAGGTCGCGGCCACCAAGATCTCGGGCGAGGAAGATCGCTACAGCCACACCGATCTGTGGGACTTCCGCGGCAACTTTGACGGCGCCTATAAGATCGTTGAACTGACCCGCCCGCTCATCGCGGACAAGGAAGCGGATTTCCTGAAAAAGGTCGACGAGAACTTCAAGACGATCGACGTGACCTTGGACAAATACAAGGAAGGCGACGGCTATGTCAGCTATGACAAGCTGACCGAAGAGGACCGTCTGGTTCTCGCGACCGGCGTCAATACGCTGGCCGAGGATCTCTCGACGCTGAAAGCCAAGCTCGGCCTCGACTGA